A stretch of DNA from Halobacteriovorax sp. JY17:
AACTGAACGCTTCCTCGGTGGCTTAAAATTCGCAGTTATTGTTATCACCCTCTTCTCAATATTCATGATTGTTGGAACCTTCTTTGAAAGTTACTACGGCACTGATTTCGTCAATAGAACAATCTATAAGCGCTTTCCTTTTATGGCCGTTCAACTTGGTATTTTTGTCAGTGTCTTCTTTGCCATGCTTTTAAGGCTTCCTCCAAAGAAGCGTCTCTATGGATTCTACGGTATTCACACAGGTCTTATTATGATCGGTTGTGGTTCATTTATCACTTGGTTCTCAGGTGTTGATGGAACACTTTCTCTCGATCCAAATACGCCCGCAAGAAAAGTAATCCTCACTGAAGATATCCTGAGAATTATTTATCACGACGATGGAAAGACAGTTACCAGAAAACTTCCCTACGTCGCTCTAAAAACTAATATAGACGACAAGTATGAGAATATTACTCTGGAAGACTTCTATCCATTTGCAGACAAAGAACTTTACTGGAGAAGTGGAAATAATCCGTATTCTTTAAATGCGAGTATTCATTCTTCAACTTATATACTGTCAAATCCTAATGTAACTCAAGAGTTCACTCTCTCTCTTCACCCAGAGGCAGTTGAGTTTGAAGCGTCAACGAGACTTGGATTATTAAATGTCACTTATCTCCCAAAGAATTTATCTAATTGCTTTGGTGAAAATAATAAGAGTGGCTACATTGTATGGAATAGCAAAGAGAGCACTTGTTTTACTCCTGAAGCGGAGAAAATTGATATTCGAAAGACTAGCGAAGGAAATAAGTTCTTTGTAGTTAAAGAACAGGGAAAGATTTATTCTTTCTTCCCTGACTTTAATCCATGGCCTGTAGATGAGAATTTAGAAGTCATTAAAGATTCTCACCTTCGTGTCTTTAGTAAGAAATTATTTGAAGAAAAGCCAAACCTCTTTCTCTTTGGAAGAAGTGCCTCTTTCTTTGAAGATGGTAAGTGGACGATTCATAATCTTGAAAAGAAGTCAGATATTGTTGAGCTTCCTTGGATGGGACTAGAGCTTATTCTAAAGAAGCACGATGCTACAAAATTTCCAACTTTTAGGCCTGTGGCCACTATGCCAATTCAATCCAATGGAACTTTAATTAAGGGACAAACAAAGGCCTTAAAAATAAATGTTCTAGGAAAAGAGTATTGGGTCTTAGATGATCGCCCAGTCACTCTTAGAGTAAATGGAAAGAAGGTGTCCTTTGTTCTAGATAAAGAAATCCTTACTCTTCCATTTGAATTTGTTCTAACAAACTTCAAAATGGACAAAGACCCAGGAACAAATAAGCCTGCCAGTTATGAATCATTTGTGAAGTTATTCGCTGATAGTGGTCCAAGTGATCATCATATCTTTATGAATAATCCTCTAAAACATGCTGGGTTCACTTTTTATCAGGCAAGTTATCATCAAGACCCTGAGACGGGTGCTTATAGCTCAACATTGAGTGTAAACGTCGATCAAGGTCGACCTCTTAAATACCTTGGTTCCCTTCTCTTAGTTTTTGGGGCCATCGCTCACTACCTTCTAAATAAGAAGAAGGTAAAGAAATCTGATAGTGCAGATATTTTAAAACTAGAGAAAGACTAGACGGAGAATAAATAATGAAGACAGTATTAAGTCTATTGCTACTACTTGTATCAATGAATTCATTTTCAATGGATTTACACTTTTGTGATCAATCTCTCGAGTCTCTACCGATAAGGCAGGACGGAAGAATAAAGCCTCTTAAAGTTCACGCAAGTGAGATGCTAAAGTATTTAACAGGGAAAACGAAGTACGAGAAATTATCTTCTACTATAACTTTCTGTTTAGTTTCTTTAAAGGGTATGGGAATACCTACTGAAGTAGACCTTAAAACAAATATTGAGCACGTCGATTTAATTAAGACTCTTGAACTTAAAGATGGTGAGCACAGAGTAAGCTTCGATAAACTAGAAGAAGAAATGGCGATCATTAGAAGTGAGTGGCAAAAAGCTGACGAACACGGAAGCTATAAGAAGTCTCTGGCGACCCTGCTCAATAAGATCAATCTCTATAAAGATATTAAGACTGCAAATAATTGGCTTGTTCCAATTGTTAACTCTAAAGATGATGTTGTCTGGGTCCCTGTTGGCGCATACCTTACAGAAGATAAAGTCGTCGCCGCAAGAGCAAGTAGTGAGAGACCATTTTTAAAAGTTCTAAAAGACTCTGAAGAGCAATATGAAAAGATTGTAGATAGAGACTTCTTAATTGAACTTACTTATGTGAATATGCAACTACCTGTCGTAGCACTGATTCTAACTTTCTGCGGTCTTATAACAATAACTCTTTTTAGAAAATTTAAAATCGCTCTAGCGTTTGCAGTTCTAACTGTTATTGTACAAACGGCGATTCTCGCTTTTAGAGTTCATATTTCAGGAAGAGCACCAATTACAAATATGTATGAAACGGTCTTATTCTCTGGATATGGTTCACTCATCCTTGCTCTTATCATTGGGCATTTTAAGAAAGAGAAAATCTATGTCTTTGTAGGACTTGCCTACAATGTTTGTACACTACTTATGTTAAATTTTGCGGGAGGAATGCTTTCAAGCTCTATCTCCCCTCTCGTTCCCGTTCTTAGAGATAACTTCTGGCTCTCTACTCACGTGACGACGATTATTCTCTCCTATGGAGCCCTCGCCCTTAGTTGGGTTTTGGCCAACACAGTTCTCATTAGAAAGAGATTCTTCTTCATGAGTCCTGCTGACGAGAGATACTATAGTGATCTTATCTACACTTGCCTAAAATACGGAACAGTTATGCTTGCGGCAGGAATTATTCTTGGTGGCGTTTGGGCCGATTACTCTTGGGGAAGATTCTGGGGATGGGACCCAAAAGAGACTTGGTCGCTCATTGTTCTTTGTCTCTACATGGCCATTCTTCATGGGAAGTATACAAACTGGATACCAAATCATAGATTTTTCCTACTCGTTGCCGCGGCATTTATGAGTGTGATGATGGCATGGTTTGGAGTCAATTATATTCTGGCCACAGGACTTCACTCTTATGGATTTAGTGAAGGTGGAGCGATCTTCCTAGGATCATTCTTTGCTATTCAAACATTACTGCTGATTTTAACATACTCAAACTTTGGTCCAAAGGATAACGGAACTCATGCTTAATATTGCAAACGTCTCAAAGAACCAAGGTGGAGAACCTTTATACACAAAGGTAAACTTTCAGATTAATCCTGGAGAGAAAGTTGGATTAGTAGGACCAAATGGTGCTGGAAAGTCTACTCTCTTTAGAATGATCATCGGCGAAGATAGACCTGATGAGGGGCAAATTTCTGTTCCTGAAAGACTTAGAATTTCTTATTTCTCACAAAATGTTGGAGAGATGAAGGGCCGAACAGCTCTAGAAGAAGTTGTCGAAGGTGATGAGAAAATTTCTGAGATGAAAGTAAAGCTCAGAGAATTTGAAGAAAAACTCTGCGATCCTGATCTAGATCCAGATGAGATGAATAAGATCTTAGATCGAATGGGAGAAGTCCAAACTAACTTTGAAAAAGTTGGTGGCTACGACCTAGAAACGAGAGCAGAAGAAATTCTCTCAGGACTTGGAATTCACGCTGAAGACCATCACAAGAATGTGGGAGACTTCAGTGGTGGGTGGAAGATGAGAATCGCTCTGGCCAAAGTTCTAGTAACAAACCCAGACCTTATTATTATGGATGAGCCTACCAACTACCTAGATATGGAAACTATTCTTTGGCTAGAAGAGTGGCTTAGAAATTATAAAGGCTCAGTGTTCATGACGACGCACGATAGGGACTTTATGAATAATGTCGTTAAGAAAATTGTCGAAATCAATCATAAGAGAGTAACTACCTATAGTGGCGACTACGACTTCTACGTAAGAGAGAGCAAGATCAGGCTCGATCAATTAAAGTCAGAGCATAAGAGACAGCAGGACATGCTTGCAAAAGAAGAAGACTTCATTGCAAAGTTTAAGGCCCGTGCTTCCCATGCCGCCCAAGTTCAATCTCGTGTTAAGAAGATTGAAAAAATTGAAAGAATTGAACTTCCACCTGAAGAAGAAAGCATTAGCTTTGATTTCCCTAAACCTCCAAGGGGAAGTGATGATGTGGTTGTCATTAAAGATCTTGCAAAGTCTTGGAAGAATTCAAGCGGAGAAGATTTAAGTGTATTTAGTGGATTGACTTCAACAATTACGAGACTCCAAAAAATTGCAGTTGTTGGTGTGAATGGTGCAGGAAAATCAACTCTCCTAAAGTGTATTTGCGGACAAACGGAGCCAACAAGTGGAGAGGTCAGACTAGGTCCAAGTGTTAATCTTGGTTACTTTAGTCAATTCTCTCTTGATGTTTTAAAAGCAGAGAATAGTGTCTTAGATGAACTCCAATCTAATCTCCAGGGAGCAAGTGATGGCTACCTAAGAAATCTCTTAGCGGCCTTCCTCTTTAGAGGAGACGATGTTCATAAGAAAATTAAGCATCTCTCAGGTGGAGAAAAAAGTCGTTTAGTTCTCGCTGTTATTTTTTCTACGAATAATAACCTACTCGTTCTCGATGAGCCTACTAACCACTTGGATATAGCTTCTAGAGAAGTGTTAATGACTGCCCTAAAAAAATATGAAGGAACTGTCATTTTCGTATCCCATGATAGACACTTTCTACATGAGCTTACTGACCAAGTTCTAGAAGTTGATAAAGGCGGAGTTAGACTCTACCCTGGAAATTATAAGTACTACTTAGATAAGAAGGCATCTCTCTCTTAAAAGAGATGCTCCAATTGATCGACATAGAGAGTGTCTTTCATTCCGACTAGAACATAGTCTATTTCATAATTAAGATACTTCTCTATCAAACGTACTTGTAGAGGAGTATCCCCCGCTTCAATTAGTCCCGCACTTATTGCTTGTTGCTCAAAATCTTTTGCTACTTCACTCATATTATGACGTGCATAGTTTAGAGAAACGTCATAGAGATCATAGAAAGGCGTACTATCTTTTGCAGAAAGATCTCCTCCCCAAACCTTGGCCACAAATGGAAAGAAGTGAGAAAAATAGACTTGGTCTACTCCATCAGGTGTTCTTGTATTATTCCAAAGATCATTAAATTGCTTTATGAGCGGTAAGTTATAAATAGACTCTTCTGGCTCTTCTTCTTTGAATTTCTTTTCAAGAATCATCATAGCGTTTACAAAAACTTTCTGCGCCACTGACTCATCAACTAAAGGATGGGTTTTATCATAAGTCGCAAGACGAACAAGCCCTTCACCTTTAAAAGCATTAAGAGGTCTATTGACCATGACTGTGAGATCAAATCCCTTTGCCTTATTAAGTAAGCTCAATCCGTCGTACCACGATTCAAGAGCGTCTATTTCAATCATATTAAAAGGAAATTGAATGTGAGTGAAGTGATGAGTAGAGCTTACACTCTGAGCGCACTCCATAACCCTTTCAATATGAGTCACTTTCTTATCCTCAGGAGAGAGGATAAAATTATTAGAGCTAATTCCATAAGAACTAATGAGTCCCTCACTAACCAGTGCTTCTAGCTCGAAGAAGGCCTTCTCAATTCTCTTATAATATTCTTCCTGAGTAGCTCCTTCCTCATAGAAGTAGTATTCAGGATTATGAAGTAGATAGACATCAATCTTCTCAACTTCTAATCTCGAAAGAGAGAGCTGAACCTGATTTCTTATAAAGTCAGGGTGAATAGAGTGCCAAAGGTTATCACTGACCTTAACTAGATCATCCTTAGCCTGCCCTATACTATTGAGCTCATTCATCACACTAATATTTTCACCTTGGATATATCCAACCTTAGAAACAAGAATTGGAGTTCTCTGCGCTTTCTTTAGTACTTGAGCAATAAGTTTCTCACTTTCACCACCAGTATAATTTGAAGAAGTATCAATTAACGTACAGCCTTTATTAACCGCAGAAAGAAGAGCATCGTAGTGATCTGTAGAATGATTGCTTACTCTATAAGCTCCAAAGGCGACTGGCATATATTTCCTCCAATAAAATTATTTCACTAACTCTTTCGAAAATATCCGATACAATGGTATAGGAGTATTTATGAAGATTTTTGTATTATTGATTTTAGCATCAATTAGCGCAACATTAAACGCTAAACCTTTCTGCATTTAACATAGAGGTGTCACAGAAAACTCTATTGAGAACTCACTATCTTCTATTGAAAAGGCCATTGAGGTCCAAAGCGATGGTGTTGAATTTGATATTCACCACACAAGAGATGGAATTGCCATACTAATGCATGATGAAAATCTAGAAAGAGTATCAAAATCTAAAGAGGGAATGAATTGTCCTCTTCAAACAGAAGTGAAATATCTTACTTTCTCAGAAATCAAAGCGAACTGCGAATTACAAAATGGTGAAGAAATCCCTACCCTTGAAGAAGTTTTAAGAATTCTCGAAACAGAAGAGCTCTTCACTTTCTTAGAAGTCAAAGATATTCCAAATGCAAGAACAGTTGCTCTTATTGAGAAGTATAATAATCAAAAGCCAGAACTGCTTAGAGTTATCTCTTTTGAGTCTAAGGCATTAAAGGTTTTTAAAAAGAAGAGAAAGAATTCAGATTTTTGGAATGAAGTTGATCTAATGAGAGTCTATAAATTTCTTCCGATATCTTTTTCTGACTACGGTATTGATATCTACTACAAGACAAGATTTATGGCCTGGTTACCAAGACTTTTTGGAAAAGAAATTGGAGTTTGGACAGTTGATTCAGACAAAGACCTAAGAAAGGTATTAAAGAGAAAGATTAAATTTGTCACAACTAATAATGTAGAAAGATGTATGGAATTAAAATAAGCTAGGCACTTTCATACCTAGCTTATCAATATAATTATTCGAGGATTAATGTTCTATCAAAAGGATTTAAGTATTGCTTCTTAAGTTCTAATTGCATTTCTCTATTGCTTTCAACTTCAAAGTGAGCAAATA
This window harbors:
- a CDS encoding cytochrome c biogenesis protein ResB, translated to MSFDFQKKLEKTERFLGGLKFAVIVITLFSIFMIVGTFFESYYGTDFVNRTIYKRFPFMAVQLGIFVSVFFAMLLRLPPKKRLYGFYGIHTGLIMIGCGSFITWFSGVDGTLSLDPNTPARKVILTEDILRIIYHDDGKTVTRKLPYVALKTNIDDKYENITLEDFYPFADKELYWRSGNNPYSLNASIHSSTYILSNPNVTQEFTLSLHPEAVEFEASTRLGLLNVTYLPKNLSNCFGENNKSGYIVWNSKESTCFTPEAEKIDIRKTSEGNKFFVVKEQGKIYSFFPDFNPWPVDENLEVIKDSHLRVFSKKLFEEKPNLFLFGRSASFFEDGKWTIHNLEKKSDIVELPWMGLELILKKHDATKFPTFRPVATMPIQSNGTLIKGQTKALKINVLGKEYWVLDDRPVTLRVNGKKVSFVLDKEILTLPFEFVLTNFKMDKDPGTNKPASYESFVKLFADSGPSDHHIFMNNPLKHAGFTFYQASYHQDPETGAYSSTLSVNVDQGRPLKYLGSLLLVFGAIAHYLLNKKKVKKSDSADILKLEKD
- the ccsA gene encoding cytochrome c biogenesis protein CcsA, translating into MKTVLSLLLLLVSMNSFSMDLHFCDQSLESLPIRQDGRIKPLKVHASEMLKYLTGKTKYEKLSSTITFCLVSLKGMGIPTEVDLKTNIEHVDLIKTLELKDGEHRVSFDKLEEEMAIIRSEWQKADEHGSYKKSLATLLNKINLYKDIKTANNWLVPIVNSKDDVVWVPVGAYLTEDKVVAARASSERPFLKVLKDSEEQYEKIVDRDFLIELTYVNMQLPVVALILTFCGLITITLFRKFKIALAFAVLTVIVQTAILAFRVHISGRAPITNMYETVLFSGYGSLILALIIGHFKKEKIYVFVGLAYNVCTLLMLNFAGGMLSSSISPLVPVLRDNFWLSTHVTTIILSYGALALSWVLANTVLIRKRFFFMSPADERYYSDLIYTCLKYGTVMLAAGIILGGVWADYSWGRFWGWDPKETWSLIVLCLYMAILHGKYTNWIPNHRFFLLVAAAFMSVMMAWFGVNYILATGLHSYGFSEGGAIFLGSFFAIQTLLLILTYSNFGPKDNGTHA
- a CDS encoding ABC-F family ATP-binding cassette domain-containing protein, translated to MLNIANVSKNQGGEPLYTKVNFQINPGEKVGLVGPNGAGKSTLFRMIIGEDRPDEGQISVPERLRISYFSQNVGEMKGRTALEEVVEGDEKISEMKVKLREFEEKLCDPDLDPDEMNKILDRMGEVQTNFEKVGGYDLETRAEEILSGLGIHAEDHHKNVGDFSGGWKMRIALAKVLVTNPDLIIMDEPTNYLDMETILWLEEWLRNYKGSVFMTTHDRDFMNNVVKKIVEINHKRVTTYSGDYDFYVRESKIRLDQLKSEHKRQQDMLAKEEDFIAKFKARASHAAQVQSRVKKIEKIERIELPPEEESISFDFPKPPRGSDDVVVIKDLAKSWKNSSGEDLSVFSGLTSTITRLQKIAVVGVNGAGKSTLLKCICGQTEPTSGEVRLGPSVNLGYFSQFSLDVLKAENSVLDELQSNLQGASDGYLRNLLAAFLFRGDDVHKKIKHLSGGEKSRLVLAVIFSTNNNLLVLDEPTNHLDIASREVLMTALKKYEGTVIFVSHDRHFLHELTDQVLEVDKGGVRLYPGNYKYYLDKKASLS
- a CDS encoding aldo/keto reductase is translated as MPVAFGAYRVSNHSTDHYDALLSAVNKGCTLIDTSSNYTGGESEKLIAQVLKKAQRTPILVSKVGYIQGENISVMNELNSIGQAKDDLVKVSDNLWHSIHPDFIRNQVQLSLSRLEVEKIDVYLLHNPEYYFYEEGATQEEYYKRIEKAFFELEALVSEGLISSYGISSNNFILSPEDKKVTHIERVMECAQSVSSTHHFTHIQFPFNMIEIDALESWYDGLSLLNKAKGFDLTVMVNRPLNAFKGEGLVRLATYDKTHPLVDESVAQKVFVNAMMILEKKFKEEEPEESIYNLPLIKQFNDLWNNTRTPDGVDQVYFSHFFPFVAKVWGGDLSAKDSTPFYDLYDVSLNYARHNMSEVAKDFEQQAISAGLIEAGDTPLQVRLIEKYLNYEIDYVLVGMKDTLYVDQLEHLF